In Sporosarcina sp. PTS2304, a genomic segment contains:
- a CDS encoding ABC transporter ATP-binding protein, giving the protein MFTVDSVSIRYEQKTIIRDFSFHVQKGEVVSIIGPNGSGKSTLLKAVSRQLPYYKGTVELEGVNLKSMSQKQIARKMCMLSQRNLAPADMSVFDLVSYGRYPHKKWFEKLQAEDHEIIEWAIEKTHLQNFRDRKVASLSGGESQRAWIAMALAQRPKILLLDEPTTYLDISHQHEVLELVRELNRDMGMTIMMVLHDLNQASYYSDQVVVVQGGEKAMVGTPRQVMTTDMIRQVYRMNSEVQYNPAEHHPRIHLVSTAR; this is encoded by the coding sequence ATGTTTACAGTCGATTCGGTTTCTATTCGATATGAGCAAAAAACAATCATACGCGACTTTTCCTTTCATGTACAAAAGGGGGAAGTCGTTTCTATCATCGGTCCGAACGGTTCGGGGAAATCTACTTTATTGAAAGCAGTATCCAGACAATTACCTTACTATAAAGGAACAGTAGAGCTTGAAGGTGTGAACTTAAAGTCCATGAGCCAGAAGCAAATCGCACGAAAAATGTGTATGCTCAGCCAAAGAAACTTGGCACCTGCGGACATGTCGGTCTTCGATCTTGTATCATACGGCCGCTATCCACATAAAAAATGGTTTGAAAAACTTCAAGCAGAGGATCATGAAATTATAGAATGGGCAATTGAAAAAACACATTTGCAAAATTTCCGTGATCGAAAAGTGGCCTCCCTTTCTGGAGGAGAATCCCAGCGTGCATGGATTGCGATGGCTTTAGCACAACGTCCAAAGATTTTATTACTAGATGAACCGACAACTTATTTAGATATATCGCATCAACATGAAGTATTAGAACTAGTGCGCGAACTTAATCGTGACATGGGTATGACAATTATGATGGTGCTCCATGATTTAAATCAAGCTTCCTATTATAGCGATCAAGTCGTAGTAGTACAAGGTGGCGAAAAAGCAATGGTCGGAACACCACGTCAAGTGATGACGACAGATATGATTCGTCAAGTGTATCGAATGAATTCTGAAGTTCAATACAATCCGGCAGAGCACCATCCGCGGATTCATTTAGTAAGTACAGCAAGATAA
- a CDS encoding HugZ family protein codes for MAKEIDIAKTKEGYLKFMEEHKNIVLNMVNEEGRPFASCAPFVKKDGKFYVYISQIAEHYRHLESNEWIDAMIIADESNTPNPFATERARFGCQPKNIGNEGHEEIFELFNDRFNPKLLEVLRGLDFSLFELTPTEGRYVVGFGLAFDIDIDGNVFNHVVVDKKNKPGVTA; via the coding sequence ATGGCAAAAGAAATTGATATCGCAAAAACAAAAGAAGGCTATCTGAAATTTATGGAAGAACATAAAAATATCGTATTGAATATGGTGAACGAAGAAGGTCGTCCATTTGCAAGCTGTGCACCATTTGTCAAAAAAGACGGGAAGTTTTATGTGTACATTAGTCAAATTGCTGAACATTACCGTCACTTGGAATCCAATGAATGGATCGATGCGATGATTATTGCAGATGAATCGAATACTCCCAATCCTTTCGCAACTGAACGAGCGCGTTTTGGCTGCCAACCTAAAAACATTGGCAATGAAGGGCATGAAGAAATTTTCGAGTTGTTTAACGATCGTTTTAATCCGAAATTGCTAGAAGTGCTAAGAGGGTTAGATTTCTCTTTATTTGAATTAACTCCAACTGAAGGTCGTTACGTTGTAGGGTTTGGATTGGCGTTTGATATCGATATTGACGGCAACGTATTTAATCACGTAGTCGTAGATAAAAAGAATAAGCCGGGTGTGACGGCATGA
- a CDS encoding DinB family protein gives MSVETVLPIWNALRERFTKMASGLTEEQLDMSIGESSVRSLLYHTAEVEYMFADWYLGKSMPAELPKATTLPELLHILNASDEQLKQALSELTEEQWHIPVESKMGASTPLEVVGRLMYHAGIHSGQIALIKKQ, from the coding sequence ATGAGCGTAGAAACAGTTCTGCCAATTTGGAATGCATTACGCGAACGTTTTACAAAAATGGCCTCTGGATTAACAGAAGAACAATTAGATATGAGCATCGGAGAGTCTTCCGTCCGTTCTTTGCTATACCACACAGCAGAAGTGGAGTACATGTTTGCAGATTGGTATTTAGGAAAGTCAATGCCAGCAGAATTGCCGAAAGCTACGACGCTTCCAGAGTTGTTACACATCTTAAATGCTTCAGATGAACAGTTGAAGCAAGCGTTGTCGGAATTGACAGAAGAACAATGGCATATTCCCGTGGAGTCAAAAATGGGGGCATCTACACCTTTGGAAGTCGTCGGCCGTTTAATGTATCATGCGGGAATTCACTCAGGTCAGATCGCGCTTATTAAAAAACAGTAA
- a CDS encoding FixH family protein, translated as MRKISLIMTFVVFLLVGCNSSSIDIQVEQAPIYSGETPSELVLKITKDEEAVDGLEVTADLEMAKMDHGHIKVELTEQGNGMYTGEVVLPMGGEWIADVKATSNDDETEQIITFDVEER; from the coding sequence TTGAGAAAAATTAGTTTGATTATGACATTTGTCGTGTTTTTACTTGTAGGATGTAATTCATCAAGTATTGATATACAAGTAGAACAAGCACCTATCTATTCGGGTGAAACACCATCTGAACTAGTATTAAAAATTACTAAAGATGAAGAAGCTGTAGATGGACTAGAAGTTACTGCAGATTTAGAAATGGCTAAAATGGATCACGGCCACATAAAAGTGGAACTTACGGAGCAAGGAAATGGAATGTACACCGGTGAAGTTGTGTTGCCGATGGGCGGAGAATGGATTGCAGATGTAAAAGCAACATCCAACGATGATGAAACAGAACAAATTATTACATTTGACGTTGAAGAGAGATGA
- a CDS encoding ABC transporter ATP-binding protein has translation MIEIESLTYAYFRKNVLNDINLHIEKNERCALVGRNGAGKSTLIKLLLDLLTVKKGGISLHGIANHKQEWKKYVSYLPEKFQLYPHLSGMENMRFFASLSDQKPDISKMERILQSVSLYEARNDSISTYSKGMLQRLGLGLVLYYDTEIIILDEPTSGLDPIGREEILTIISNLQNKTILMASHHLSEIKRICTHVAFLEDGQLTKYTVDEFIETHMKEEWH, from the coding sequence ATGATTGAAATCGAGTCACTGACTTATGCTTATTTCAGAAAAAATGTCTTGAATGATATAAATTTGCATATAGAAAAAAATGAGCGCTGTGCATTGGTCGGACGTAATGGAGCTGGAAAATCCACACTGATTAAGTTATTGCTCGATCTCCTCACCGTAAAAAAAGGTGGAATTTCTCTTCATGGTATAGCGAATCATAAGCAAGAATGGAAGAAGTACGTTTCGTATTTACCTGAGAAATTTCAGCTGTATCCCCATTTGTCTGGAATGGAAAACATGCGTTTTTTCGCATCATTATCCGATCAAAAACCTGATATTTCAAAAATGGAAAGGATCCTGCAATCTGTTTCTTTATATGAAGCTCGAAATGATTCCATTTCTACATATTCAAAAGGAATGTTGCAGCGTCTAGGCTTGGGGCTAGTTTTATATTATGATACAGAAATTATAATTTTAGATGAACCTACGAGTGGGTTAGACCCTATCGGTCGTGAAGAAATACTTACGATAATTTCAAACTTACAAAACAAAACTATTTTGATGGCTTCCCACCACTTATCAGAAATTAAAAGAATTTGTACACATGTTGCTTTTCTAGAAGATGGCCAGCTAACGAAATACACAGTAGATGAATTTATCGAAACACATATGAAGGAGGAATGGCATTGA
- a CDS encoding ABC transporter permease subunit: MYIWKEFLEQTRGKGLWLGIIVLIIASLFLIAEARNFPADLGFEAMLLSVFDMNMYLLPLFSMFLASFSIFQEKELKTSMILLTKKESHWSFLFKKTIAIQVVLISLFIGSYLILAIFMKFFLEFHVTNFLHFLLVMAIFLLIFNQLGILLGTATTSKMQLVGANILVWFFIVFLYDLIFLYFLPIVSLANIRFFSWLYFLDPIHTMRFYLETSFGLFSLDQMSRMMEKFIFMDMNLFLLLNAIMWPVVFFLLTTVFRNGGTIND; this comes from the coding sequence ATGTATATTTGGAAGGAATTTTTAGAGCAGACTCGCGGAAAAGGCTTGTGGCTCGGTATTATCGTATTAATCATCGCCTCCTTATTCCTAATTGCTGAAGCACGTAACTTTCCTGCTGATTTAGGATTCGAAGCGATGTTATTGTCTGTTTTTGATATGAATATGTATTTACTACCATTATTCTCTATGTTTTTAGCTTCCTTTTCAATTTTCCAAGAAAAGGAGTTAAAAACTTCCATGATTTTATTGACGAAAAAGGAATCTCACTGGTCGTTTTTATTCAAAAAGACTATAGCTATTCAAGTAGTCCTCATTTCATTATTTATCGGTTCCTATTTGATATTAGCTATTTTCATGAAGTTCTTCTTAGAGTTCCATGTAACGAATTTTCTACACTTCTTGCTTGTCATGGCAATTTTCTTGTTGATCTTCAATCAACTAGGGATTCTACTAGGGACCGCCACTACTTCAAAAATGCAGTTAGTCGGTGCCAATATTCTCGTTTGGTTTTTCATAGTTTTCCTGTACGATCTTATATTTCTTTACTTCCTGCCTATCGTCAGTTTAGCGAATATACGATTTTTCTCTTGGCTCTATTTTTTAGACCCTATACACACGATGCGTTTCTACTTGGAAACAAGTTTCGGCTTATTTTCATTGGATCAAATGTCGAGAATGATGGAGAAGTTTATTTTCATGGATATGAACTTATTTCTACTATTAAACGCAATTATGTGGCCAGTTGTATTCTTTTTACTCACCACTGTATTTAGAAATGGGGGGACGATCAATGATTGA
- the nosD gene encoding nitrous oxide reductase family maturation protein NosD gives MRSITSFSLTIVFSLLLGLPVVAESLQKMVDDTPTNGTLTLENKEYEGNIVIDKPMTLNGQQQTSIVGDRTGNVIEIRSDDVVVSNLKIKGSGMSRSSEEEHAGVRIIGDRNTLQNVHISDSYHGIFLNKTTGTVIKDSHVVGHGIESLGNQGNGVHIARSSNNTIQNSLFEKTRDGIFVEYSNENVVTGNTMTETRYGLHYMYSNFNEFKDNRFIKNTGGAAIMHSDHILLENNQFSFNQGSRSFGLIVQTSRDVHVLNNEFHLNQRGLYLEQSTSNTIEGNDFFQNQIGVELWTSSTAHVFFKNHFRKNQIDALTVGGESNNEWFKNGVGNYWYTPQLDFDQDGIGDEPVEYTSALDHLVQENELAYMFLSSPAILIYEKLNALLSSQKIMAYDKYPLMDDNKKPSWMYLLGPIIFLLLSSIFIWNSIRKVKL, from the coding sequence ATGAGATCGATTACTTCTTTTTCTCTAACTATCGTTTTCTCTCTTCTACTCGGCCTTCCAGTCGTTGCTGAGTCGTTGCAAAAAATGGTTGATGATACGCCAACAAACGGCACTCTTACTTTAGAAAACAAAGAGTACGAAGGAAATATTGTTATTGATAAACCGATGACATTGAATGGACAACAGCAAACGTCTATTGTAGGTGATCGAACAGGAAATGTTATCGAAATTCGTAGTGACGATGTGGTAGTGAGCAATCTCAAGATTAAAGGTAGTGGCATGAGTCGGAGCTCGGAAGAAGAACATGCAGGTGTACGCATAATAGGTGATCGAAACACGTTACAAAATGTGCATATTTCTGACAGTTACCATGGAATATTTTTAAACAAAACAACGGGTACAGTCATTAAAGATAGCCATGTAGTCGGGCACGGCATCGAATCATTAGGCAACCAAGGCAACGGAGTTCACATCGCACGCTCCAGTAATAATACGATTCAAAACAGTCTTTTTGAAAAGACCCGAGACGGAATTTTCGTCGAGTATTCAAATGAAAATGTCGTAACGGGTAACACTATGACTGAAACTCGCTACGGTTTGCATTATATGTATTCAAACTTTAATGAGTTTAAAGACAATCGATTTATCAAGAATACGGGCGGCGCTGCGATTATGCACTCTGATCATATTTTACTTGAGAACAATCAATTTTCATTCAACCAAGGGTCGCGCTCTTTTGGCTTAATCGTACAAACGAGTCGTGATGTCCATGTGTTGAATAATGAATTCCACTTAAACCAGAGAGGTTTGTATTTAGAGCAATCGACGAGCAACACAATTGAAGGCAATGACTTTTTTCAAAATCAGATCGGTGTCGAACTTTGGACTTCTTCTACTGCACATGTCTTTTTCAAAAATCATTTTCGAAAAAATCAAATTGATGCGTTGACTGTAGGAGGAGAGTCTAATAATGAATGGTTTAAAAACGGGGTAGGTAATTACTGGTACACTCCCCAGTTAGATTTCGATCAAGACGGAATCGGCGATGAACCGGTAGAATATACATCCGCTTTAGATCATCTAGTACAAGAAAACGAACTTGCCTATATGTTTTTATCGAGCCCTGCGATTCTAATTTACGAAAAGCTCAATGCTCTATTATCTTCACAAAAAATTATGGCATACGATAAATATCCTCTTATGGATGACAATAAAAAGCCTAGTTGGATGTATCTTTTAGGACCAATTATCTTTCTACTACTTAGTAGTATATTTATATGGAATAGTATAAGGAAGGTGAAGCTTTAA
- the nosZ gene encoding Sec-dependent nitrous-oxide reductase, whose product MNRTTGRILSALLGIGLGLLIAFVFFADLNKGDESASSNKSKAEKVFVPYGELDEYYMLASGGHSGQLFVYGLPSMRKIRTVPVFTPDPATGYGYDDKTKEMLGGYTWGDFHHPAISETAGDYDGEFLFANDVGNNRVAAVDLKNFHTADIMSLPNMGGPHAGVFVTENTEYIALPTRFARPLGDAYAPLDKYEEEYKGVVSMTTFDREKKKFDLAYQIVLPPWSYDLSDAGKKMSSDWIVMTTYNTEFATTNLEINASQHDRDYIVMLNWKKLEEAIEAGAGDEVDGTKMIDPRNIDGGIYAVPVAKSPHGVDVTPDGSRFIVAGKLAPMMTVFSFEKAFDAIEKADFTEDAFGIPILDYESVMEREVDPPGALGPLHTQFDDRGNAFNTMFISSEVVKWNIDTGEVIDRTPSYFSPGHAAATEGDTVSPDGKWLVSLNKIAKDNFLSVGPSHPESMDLIDISGDKMEHIMAVPVDPEPHYAQIIHRDKINPIKVYEKEEDRPNSVWKQEDARVERKGDEVHVYGIAMRSKFIFDYEAERRDSVTVKQGDKVFFHMTNIDLDQDITHGFGINDYNLNFEVQPGQTNTLEFVADKSGVFPIYCTNFCSALHQEMSGYLLVEPK is encoded by the coding sequence TTGAATAGAACAACAGGACGCATACTTTCCGCTTTACTAGGCATTGGACTCGGATTGCTAATCGCCTTTGTCTTTTTTGCAGATTTAAATAAAGGAGATGAAAGCGCTTCCTCTAATAAATCAAAAGCGGAAAAAGTTTTCGTGCCATATGGTGAATTGGATGAATATTATATGCTCGCTTCCGGCGGACACTCTGGACAACTTTTCGTCTACGGACTTCCTTCTATGAGAAAGATCCGTACAGTGCCTGTATTTACTCCTGATCCAGCAACAGGATACGGTTACGATGATAAGACGAAAGAAATGCTCGGTGGTTATACATGGGGAGACTTCCACCACCCTGCTATCTCAGAAACAGCTGGTGATTACGATGGAGAGTTCTTATTCGCTAATGACGTAGGGAATAATAGAGTAGCTGCAGTAGATTTAAAGAATTTCCACACGGCGGATATTATGTCATTGCCCAATATGGGTGGACCACACGCTGGTGTCTTCGTAACAGAGAATACGGAATATATCGCATTGCCGACACGATTTGCACGACCGCTTGGAGATGCGTATGCACCACTTGATAAGTATGAGGAAGAATATAAAGGTGTCGTGTCTATGACAACATTCGATAGGGAAAAGAAAAAATTCGATCTGGCGTATCAGATCGTTTTACCCCCTTGGTCATATGACTTATCAGATGCTGGTAAAAAAATGTCCAGCGACTGGATTGTGATGACTACTTATAACACAGAGTTTGCGACGACTAATCTTGAAATCAACGCTTCCCAACACGACCGTGACTACATTGTCATGCTAAATTGGAAGAAATTAGAGGAAGCTATCGAAGCAGGCGCTGGAGATGAAGTAGACGGAACGAAAATGATTGACCCTCGTAATATCGATGGTGGGATTTATGCAGTACCAGTTGCTAAATCTCCACACGGTGTAGATGTTACGCCAGATGGCTCAAGATTTATCGTAGCCGGGAAACTAGCTCCGATGATGACAGTTTTCTCATTCGAGAAAGCATTTGACGCTATTGAAAAAGCAGACTTTACAGAAGATGCATTTGGTATCCCGATATTAGATTATGAAAGTGTTATGGAAAGAGAAGTCGACCCTCCTGGCGCGCTGGGACCACTCCATACACAATTCGATGATCGTGGAAATGCATTTAATACGATGTTCATTTCTTCGGAAGTAGTCAAATGGAATATCGATACAGGTGAAGTAATTGACCGTACCCCTTCTTACTTTTCACCAGGTCACGCAGCAGCAACAGAGGGAGATACAGTTTCTCCTGACGGAAAATGGCTTGTCTCTTTGAACAAAATTGCTAAGGATAACTTCCTTTCCGTCGGTCCTTCTCACCCGGAATCAATGGACTTAATTGACATTTCCGGTGACAAGATGGAACATATTATGGCTGTTCCTGTAGATCCCGAACCGCATTATGCTCAAATTATTCATAGAGATAAAATCAATCCGATCAAAGTATATGAAAAGGAAGAAGATCGACCAAATTCTGTTTGGAAGCAAGAAGACGCACGGGTTGAACGTAAAGGCGATGAAGTACATGTCTACGGTATTGCCATGCGTTCCAAGTTCATATTCGATTACGAAGCTGAACGTCGTGATTCTGTCACTGTAAAGCAAGGTGATAAAGTATTCTTCCATATGACGAATATCGATTTGGATCAAGATATCACACACGGTTTTGGTATTAATGATTATAACTTGAACTTTGAAGTACAACCTGGACAAACCAACACGTTGGAATTCGTGGCAGATAAATCGGGTGTCTTCCCGATTTACTGTACAAACTTCTGTTCCGCGCTACACCAAGAGATGAGTGGATATTTACTAGTTGAACCAAAATAA
- a CDS encoding cytochrome c has product MRSNLLIFAVAFILAFGAGYLLFHDGKKTIPNEQASNQVENSDEDGTSPNDAEVEAIPAGAEPLSTNSCISCHAVKDAGIAGGNTGPDLSDAYVNVKDKHGKELDDFLKEPTSAVMSGVIAENPLSDEDREQIVTFLKETSEK; this is encoded by the coding sequence ATGAGGTCTAATTTACTGATTTTCGCAGTCGCTTTTATTTTAGCATTTGGAGCTGGTTACTTACTGTTTCACGATGGTAAGAAAACAATACCGAACGAACAAGCTTCAAACCAAGTTGAAAACTCAGACGAAGACGGCACTAGTCCAAATGATGCTGAAGTAGAAGCAATACCAGCTGGCGCTGAACCGTTAAGTACAAATAGTTGTATCAGTTGCCATGCGGTCAAAGATGCAGGAATTGCAGGAGGTAATACTGGTCCTGATTTATCCGATGCATATGTAAATGTGAAAGATAAACACGGCAAGGAATTAGATGATTTCCTCAAAGAACCAACGAGCGCTGTCATGTCTGGTGTTATTGCGGAAAATCCTCTGTCCGATGAAGACAGAGAACAAATTGTTACATTCTTAAAAGAAACATCTGAAAAATAA
- a CDS encoding nuclease-related domain-containing DEAD/DEAH box helicase has product MAFTVPETIRSSATAGERLLFRTLKNYLPDDYIVYYEPEIRGKRPDFVIIGPDLGLIVLEVKDYTKNTLFQLDRDEWTLINTNGEQVKTKSPHKQARENAFLLVDALKKDKNLIQLEGKYQYQLKFPYGFGTVFTRLHQMDFINHGLYSVIEPHLSFTRDEIDPDHEAFTEENLLEKIANMFIVPYRMREPLGQEEIDAIRYHLFPEVRISAEFKQPSPYQDQLLLSLHDIKTMDLHQENMAKQIGDKNRLIRGVAGSGKTLILASRAKLLAREHPDWKILILCYNISLAQNIEQMISHMMNEPESLFDFDFTNEGQPRQSADHLINVRNFHSWLRNDLRISEANIPVMIEKLQSGEAILPTYDAIMIDEGQDFDADWFKLVSHLLNPDTKSLLLVEDRAQSIYKRGRSYLQDTGLDFRGRSKVLSINYRNTAQIVSFAWNFYQQYSVLKNKVVSKEFEGDIISPQSTRRKGYEPAIIRTNSFEREVKSVAKQIAKLHREKNLPYCEMLILYRVKRDSTMDYISHLKRALEGEGIPYYWIAENSDSKRNYKKDQETVKISTIESSKGLDFQAVFIVNANNIPFTLVDDVEREASLLYIGMTRAKEYLWISYSGHSDFTAYFDGILEERNKEQSLSIIKQIK; this is encoded by the coding sequence ATGGCATTTACAGTGCCCGAAACGATTCGTTCCAGCGCTACTGCTGGTGAGAGGTTATTATTCCGCACGTTAAAAAACTATTTACCAGATGACTATATTGTCTATTACGAGCCTGAAATACGAGGCAAACGACCGGACTTTGTAATTATAGGTCCTGATCTCGGTTTGATTGTACTTGAGGTAAAAGACTATACAAAAAACACACTATTCCAGCTTGATCGTGATGAATGGACATTGATCAATACAAATGGTGAACAAGTCAAAACAAAGAGTCCGCATAAACAAGCGCGGGAAAATGCTTTTTTACTTGTAGATGCATTGAAAAAAGACAAAAATCTTATTCAATTGGAAGGTAAATATCAATATCAATTAAAATTTCCTTATGGATTTGGTACCGTATTTACGCGACTACACCAAATGGATTTTATCAATCACGGACTGTATAGTGTCATAGAGCCTCATCTTTCATTCACGCGGGATGAAATAGATCCTGACCATGAAGCATTTACAGAAGAAAATTTATTGGAGAAAATCGCAAACATGTTCATCGTTCCTTATCGAATGCGTGAACCACTCGGTCAAGAAGAGATAGACGCAATCCGATATCACTTGTTTCCAGAAGTTCGCATTAGTGCAGAATTTAAGCAACCTTCTCCTTACCAAGATCAGTTACTACTGTCATTACACGATATTAAGACGATGGATTTGCATCAAGAGAATATGGCCAAACAAATAGGTGATAAAAATCGTTTAATACGTGGAGTAGCTGGTAGTGGAAAAACGTTGATTTTAGCGAGCCGCGCGAAGTTGCTTGCTCGTGAACATCCAGACTGGAAGATTTTAATACTCTGTTATAATATTTCTTTAGCGCAGAACATTGAACAAATGATAAGTCATATGATGAACGAGCCCGAATCCTTATTCGATTTTGATTTTACCAATGAAGGTCAACCACGCCAATCTGCTGATCATCTTATTAACGTGCGTAACTTCCATAGTTGGCTGCGTAATGACTTGCGGATATCAGAGGCGAATATTCCAGTGATGATTGAAAAATTACAAAGTGGCGAAGCAATTTTACCGACATATGATGCGATTATGATTGACGAAGGACAAGATTTCGACGCAGATTGGTTCAAATTAGTAAGCCATTTACTGAATCCGGATACAAAATCATTGTTATTAGTGGAAGATCGGGCACAGTCTATTTACAAGCGGGGCCGTTCTTATTTGCAAGATACAGGTTTGGATTTTCGCGGCCGCTCTAAAGTGTTAAGCATTAATTATAGAAATACAGCCCAGATCGTCTCGTTTGCGTGGAATTTTTATCAGCAATATTCTGTTTTGAAAAACAAAGTAGTGAGTAAAGAGTTTGAAGGGGATATTATTTCTCCGCAAAGCACACGTCGAAAAGGCTACGAACCTGCGATCATACGCACAAACAGCTTTGAACGCGAAGTAAAGTCCGTTGCCAAACAAATTGCCAAATTGCATCGAGAAAAGAACTTACCGTACTGTGAAATGCTGATTTTATATCGTGTCAAACGTGACTCTACTATGGACTATATTTCTCACCTGAAAAGAGCATTAGAAGGGGAAGGGATTCCTTACTATTGGATTGCGGAAAATAGCGATTCTAAGCGTAATTATAAAAAAGACCAAGAGACTGTAAAAATCAGCACAATTGAAAGTAGTAAAGGTCTAGATTTTCAAGCCGTTTTTATAGTCAATGCAAATAATATTCCATTCACGTTAGTAGACGATGTTGAGCGTGAAGCATCGCTGTTATATATCGGTATGACACGGGCGAAAGAATACTTGTGGATTTCATATTCTGGACATTCTGATTTCACTGCATACTTTGACGGTATTTTAGAAGAACGGAACAAAGAGCAATCTCTATCTATCATAAAGCAAATAAAATAA